In Halofilum ochraceum, the genomic stretch CGCCGGCATGTCGGGCAGCCAGGGCTGGAATCCGAGTGTACCGATCGGATCGACACCCTCCTCGCGCAGGGACACCCCGGAGATATCCAGCCGGCGTTCCGTCTCGTAGCCGGCCGAGCTGCGCACGGTCACGGGAATATGGGTGCGCTCGCCCGCGAGCCCGCGATCCAGCAGCGTCAGACGCGCCTCCTGCCAACTCGGCGCATTGATCCCGTCGACCGCGAGGATCCGGTCGCCGCGTTCGAAACCGGCCTCCGCGGCCGGTGAATCGGCGGCCACATCCCCCAGGCGCGGCACGACACCCTGAACGCCGATCATGAACATCGCCGTGTAGGCAACCGCGGCCAGCAGGATGTTCACGGCGGGCCCGGCTGCGACAATGGCCGCTCGGCGACCGACGCTCTTGCGATTGAAGGCGCGATGCGCCTCGGCGGGATCGACCTCGCCTTCGCGCTCGTCGAGCATCTTCACGTAGCCACCCAGCGGGATCGCGGCAATCACCCACTCGGTGCGATCCTCTCCCCAGGTCCGTTTCCACAGCGGCCGCCCGAATCCGACCGAGAACCGCAATACCCGAACGCCGCACCAGCGTGCGACCCGGTAGTGACCGTACTCGTGCACGGTGACGAGCACGCCGATGGCCACGATGAACGCGGCAATACTGAACAGGATCTCGATCATTGGGTACAGGTCTCCGCCATGCGCTCGGCGTGAATCGCCGCACGCTCCCGCGCTGCCCGGTCCGCGGCCAGGATGCCCTCGAGCGAGTCCGCGTCACCGTCTACCGCCGCTTCACCGAGGGTCGCCTCGATCACGCCCGCGATCGCGGGGAATCCCAGACGCCGATCCAGGAAACGCTCGACCGCGACCTCGTTGGCCGCGTTCATGACGGCCCCCGCGGTGCCCCCCGCCCGCGCGGCCGCCAAAGCGATCCGCAGTGCCGGGAAACGCCCCGTATCAGGTGGTTCGAATTCCAGGCCCGCGAGCGCCGTGAGATCCAGCGGCGGCACTCCGGCATCAACCCGATCCGGCCATGACAGGGCATGGGCGATGGGTGTGCGCATGTCGGCATGGCCCAATTCCGCCAGCACCGACCCATCCACGTAACGAACGAGCGAATGCACGATGCTCTGCGGGTGGACGACCACCTCGATCTTTTCCGGCGCCGCATCGAACAGCCAGCAGGCCTCGATAACCTCCAGGCCCTTGTTCATCATGGTCGCCGAATCGACCGAGATCTTTCGCCCCATCGCCCAGTTCGGATGGGCGCAGGCCTCATCCGGGGTGACGCTCGCGAGGGTTTCCGGTCCCCGCCGCAGGAAGGGCCCACCCGAGGCCGTCAACAGGATACGCTCTACACCCGCGCCGTCGAGTCCCGCGGCCCGCGCCGGCGGCAGACACTGGAAGACCGCGTTGTGCTCGCTGTCGATCGGCAGCAGCGTGGCGCCGGATTCGGCAGCGGTCCGCATGACGAGACCACCGGCCATCACCAGCGGCTCCTTGTTCGCAAGCAGCACACGCTTGCCCTCGCGCACCGCGGCGAGCGTGGAGATGAGCCCGGCCGCACCGACAATGGCGGCCATGACCGTATCGGCCTCTGGCGCCCGCGCGATCGTTTCGAGCCCGTCGGGACCCGCCAGGACGCGCGTCGCCAGGCCGCGCTCACGCACGCGCCGTTCCAGATCCGCCGCCGCATCGGGATCGGCCATGGCCGCGTAGACCGGTTCGAACGCAATTACCTGTTCCCAGAGCGCGTCGACCTGGCGATGCGCACTCAGCGCGACCACACGGAACCGCCCGGGATGGCGTGCGATCACATCGAGCGTGCTGAGGCCGATGGACCCCGTAGCCCCCAGCACCGCGACGCCGTTCACGGCCGTGTCATTGGTGCCGGTCAAGCCAGGAACCCCGGCTCGGCCCAGGCGATACCGACGACGACCACCGGAGCGGCCGCGATCAGGCTATCGACCCGGTCCAGCAGCCCACCGTGCCCGGGGAGGATCCTGCCACTGTCTTTCACGCCGGCCTCCCGCTTGAGTACGCTTTCCAGCAAATCACCCGCCACCGACAACAGCCCGGCGACGATCGCGATGGCCATCCACGGCAGCCAGCCGGCGTACGGTACGCCGAACAGCCAGAGACCGACCAGCGAATACACCACGACCGCCACTACGCCGCCCGCGAGCCCTTCCCGGGTCTTGCCGGCGCTGACGCGCGGTGCGAGTTTGTGGCGCCCCCACGCGCGGCCGGCGAAATAGGCCCCGATATCCGCCGCCCAGACGATTCCGATCGCATAGAGCAGGAATGCACGGCCGACCCAGTCCGCGCGCTCGGCCAGCATCGCGATCGCCAGCGCAAGCGGCGGCAGGATCAGCACGCCAATCGCCAGCCAGCCCCAACGCACGCCGCTGCACCCCGCGCTCGGACCGCCGCCGCTCAGCAACCAGCAGGCGACTCCCACCCAGAAGGCGCAAGCCACCGTAAGCCACACCACGGTCGCGGTCGGCCCCAGCTGCCAGATCACGAGCCCCGCGGCGCCCACGGCAGCCAGAAATCCGGCCCGCAACCGCCAGTCGGCACAGAGAGAGAGCCGCGACCATTCCCAGGCGGCATACAGCGTCACCAGCGCGCCGATGGCCGCCATCCCGACCGGTCTCAGGAAGAAAATACCACCGATGACGAGGATAGCGCCGATCAGCGCCGTGACGATGCGGAGCCTAAGCATGTCGCTGGTGTTCGACCTGCTCGGTGGTGCGGCCGAACCGCCGTTGGCGTCCCTGATAATCGGCGATCGCCTCCTCGAGCGCGGCGGAATCGAAGTCCGGCCAGAGTCTGTCAGTGAACCAGAGTTCAGTATACGCCAGGTGCCAGAGCAGATAATTGCTGATCCGCCGCTCACCCCCCGTGCGGATGAACAGGTCCGGCTCCGGCAGATCGGACAGGCTGACGTACGCTCCGAGGGTTCGCGCGTCGACCTCCTCGGGCCGCATCCGTCCGGCGGCGACCTCTTCGGCTACCCTGCGGGCCGCCTGGGCGATATCCTGGCGGCCGCCGTAGTTGGCCGCGATATTCACGGTGAGGTTGCCGTTCGCGGCGGTTTTCTCTTCGGCGCGTCCGATCTCCGTCTGCAGCGAACGGCCCAGCCCCGCACGATCCCCGATAAAGCGAACCCGGATACCGTTTTCATGCAGCCGCCCGATCTCGTCGCGAAGCGTGCGCAGGAACAGCTCCATCAGGATGCGCACTTCCGATTCCGGCCGCCGCCAGTTTTCACTGGAGAAAGCGAACAGGGTCAACGCGGTCACGCCGCGCCGTGCACAGGCCTCGATGATCGCCTGGGTCGCGCGGACACCGGCCTTGTGACCTTCCGTCCGCGGCGAGAAACGGCGGCGGGCCCAGCGGCCGTTGCCGTCCATGATGATCGCGATATGGTCGGGCTCGCTCCCCTCAGTCATAAGTCGCTCCGGCGCCCCCTGTCCATCGCTGGCACCCTTCGCTCGTGCATCTGCCGGCCCGGCTGTGCGGTGCGGGGACGAACGGCTCAGACCTCCATGAGATCGGATTCTTTCTGCTCCAGCATGGCGTCGACCTCGGCGATCGACTCGTCCGTGATCTTCTGGATCTTCTGCTCGGCCGCGCGCTCCTCGTCCTCGCTGATTTCCTTTTCTTTCTGGAGCGTCTTGAGGTCGCCGTTGACGTCGCGCCGGATGTTGCGGATCGCGATGCGCGCGTTCTCCGCTTCCTGGCGGACGACCTTGACGAGATCCCGCCGACGCTCTTCGGTGAGCGGCGGCATCGGCAGGCGGATCACGGTCCCCGCGGTATTCGGATTCAGGCCAAGCCCCGAATTCATGATCGCCTTCTCGATTTTCGACACCATCGACTTTTCGAATGGCTGCACGGCCAGTGTGCGCGAGTCTTCGACATGCACGTTGGCCGCCTGGTTGATCGGCACTTCGGCCCCGTAATAATCGACCGTGACATGATCAAGCAGACCACTGTGCGCACGTCCGGTACGCACGGCCGCGAACTCGTTCTGGAGGGCCGAGAGACTCTTCTTCATGCGCTCACGCGCATCCTTTTGGAGATCCTCGATCATGGTTCGCCTCGCTCGACAATGGTCCCGATCTGTTCGCCCCGTATCAGACGGGTCAGATCACCATCGTTGTTGAGATTGAATACCTGCAGCGGAATGTGGTTATCCCGGCACATCACGATCGCCGTGGCATCCATGACGCCGAGATTCTTCGCGAACACCTGATCATAGGTGACACGTTCATAACGCTGTGCCGATGGATTATTCACCGGATCGGCATCGAAAACGCCGTTGACCTTGGTGCCCTTGATCATGATGTCGGCGCCGATCTCGATCGCGCGCAGACTGGCGGCGGAATCGGTGGTGAAGAAGGGATTGCCGGTACCGGCGGCAAAGATGACGACGCGGCCTTTCTCGAGGTGGCGTACCGCGCGGCGTCTGATGTAGTCCTCGCAGACCTCGTTGATCTTGAGGGCGGACATCACGCGGCAGAATACGCCCAGCTTCTCGAGCGAGTCCTGCATGGCCAGGGCATTGATCACGGTGCCGAGCATGCCGATGTGATCGGCAGTCACGCGGTCCATGCCGGCCTCGGCCAGGCCGGCGCCGCGGAAGATATTGCCGCCCCCGATGACGACAGCGACCTCTACCCCCATCGCACTGATATCGCGCAATTCCCGCGCGATGCGGGAGAGAACGGCGGGGTCGACACCATACTCCTGGTCGCCGAGGAGCGCCTCGCCGCTGAGTTTCAGCAGCACGCGTTTATAGACGGGTCCCTGATCGGTCATCGGGTTACAAAACCTCCGCGCCCTGTGGCCCCGGCCGGGGCCCGCCATTGTAGCCGAAGCCCGCCGAACGGGCGCAGCACCGATTCCGGTTTTCGGCCCCGGGGGCCGTGCCCGGCACGGCCCCCGAAAACCGGTGCGCGGCGAAACGGGCCGGTCCCCGAGGCCGCGGTCGGGGCGCGGTTCAGGCGCCCTTGGCCTGCGCCATCACCTCATCGGCGAAGTTCTCCTCTTTCTTCTCCTTGCCCTCGCCGACTTCGAAGCGGCGGAAGAAGGAGACATCGGCGTCGTTCGCCTTGAGCATTTCCTCGACCGTCTGGTCCGGGTCCTTCACGAACGGCTGGCCCAGCAGGGTGATCTCGGACAGGTGCTTGCGCAGCCGACCCTCGACCATCTTCTTGACGATCTCTTCGGGCTTGCCGCTGTCACGCGCCTGCTCCTCGAGGAACTGGCGCTCCTTCTCGAGCTCATCCTGCGGGATATCGTCGGCGCGCGTGGCGGCCGGATTGTTCGCGGCGACATGCATGGCCACGTCCTTGCCGACCTGCTCCGCCCCCGTGTAGTCGACCAGTACGCCGATCCGGTTACCGTGCAGATAGCTCGCAACCTGACCATTCTCGGACTCGCGACGCTCGAAACGGCGGACTTCGAGATTCTCGCCGATCTTCGCGACCAGCTCCTTCGTCGCCGTGGCGATATCGCGCTCGTCGCCGCCACCGACCGTCAGGCCGGAGAGTTCAGCGACATCCGCGGGATTCGACTCCAGCACGCGCTCGGCGACCCGGGCAGCAAACTGCTGGAATTCCTCGTTCTTGGCAACGAAGTCGGTCTCGCTGTTGATCTCGACCATCACGCCGGTACGGCCGTCCTCGGCCACGCGCGTGACGATGACGCCCTCGGCGGCGACCCGGCCGGATTTCTTGTCGGCCTTGGCGAGCCCAGCCTTGCGCATGGCCTCGATGGCGCCTTCCATATCGCCCTCGGCCTCCTTCAGCGCCTTCTTGCATTCCATCATGCCCGCACCGGTCCGGGTGCGGAGTTCCTTGACCATCGCGGCGGTGATTTCCATCGCGGGGTTACCCCATATTGTCTGGCGGCGGGCCGGGCCCGGCGGGCCCGGCCGCGGGAGTGGATTCAGGCCTCTTCGTCGCCCTCGGCCGTCTTGCTGGCGGCGGTCTTCTTGGAAGCGGCCTTCTTGGCAGACGCCTTCTTCTTCGAAGCCGTCTTCTTGGCAGCGGTCTTCTTGGCGGCGGCCTTCTTCTTCGAGGCCGGCGCGCTCTCGGCGGCGGCATCCGCATCGGCGGCCGGGGCGTCGGCGGCCGGGGCGGCCGTTGCTTCGGCGGACTCCGCGGCCTCGGTCGCCTCGGCACCCTCGGGCGCGTCACCTTCGCCCCGCTCGGTCGCGGTGCTGGCGGTCTTCGCGGCCGCGGTCTTCTTGCCCGCCGCCTTCTTCGCACTGGCCTTCTTCTTGCCAGCACTCTGCGTCGGACGCCCCGACTCGTCGACCTCGACGAACTCGTCACCGGAGCTCGCGGCGCCCGGAATCATGCTCTTGCCGGTCTCGATCGCCTCGGCGACCGCCTGCGTGTACAGCTGGATCGCGCGCAGCGCGTCGTCGTTACCCGGGATGACATAGTCCACGCCGTCGGGCGGATTATTGCTGTCGACGATCGCGACCACGGGGATATTCAGCTTCTTCGCCTCGGCCACGGCGATGTCCTCATGGCCGACGTCGACGATGAACATCACGTCCGGGAGGCGTTCCATGTCCTTGATCCCGCCGAGGCTGCGATCCAGGCGATCCTTCTCGCGCTCGAGATCCAGGCGTTCCTTCTTGTTCAGCTTGTTCAGCGAACCGTCCTCGAACATCTTCTCGAGGTCTTTCAGGCGGCCGATCGAATGCTTGACCGTCTTGAAGTTGGTCATCATCCCGCCGAGCCAGCGACGGTCGACGTAGGGCATGCCGCAGGACTGGGCGGCCTCGCGGACGGCGTCGCGCGCGGCGCGCTTGGTGCCCACGAACAGGATCGTGCCGTTGTTGGAAGCGATCTTCGACAGGAAATTCCGCGCGTCGTCCATCAACGGCACGGTCTTTTCCAGATTGAAGATATGGATCTTGTTGCGTTCGCCGAAGATGTAGGGGGCCATCTTCGGGCACCAGTACCGGGTCTGGTGACCGAAATGAACGCCCGCCTCGAGCATCTGGCGCATCGAGATACGAGACATGATGATTCCTTTGTATCGGGTTGAGCCTCCACGCGACCAGCTCGGCCAACCACTGCCCGGAGTTCCCGTGGCGAGCGGCACCCGACCGAACCCTGACGGTGCGCGTGTGCGGATTGGGCCGCGGCCGGACTCCGGCCTGCGGCGGCGCGCTTTATACCACAACCCCCTCGTGATCTCAATCCAGACCCTCGGAGTCGGCGGCCTGATGCGCTACAATCCCGCTTCTGCCCGCAAACTGACCACGGTGGTCCGATGTCCGCACCCGCACAGGCGCGCAACACCGTTGCCGCGAAGACCCAGGATGAGATCGAACGCATGCGCGTCGCCGGCCGCCTGGCGGCCAGCGTCCTCGATATGATCGAGCCGTACGTCGAGCCCGGCATCACGACCGAGGAGCTCGACCGGATCTGTCATGACTACATCGTCAACGAGTGCGGCGCCACACCGGCCCCGCTGAACTATCGCGGCTTCCCGAAGTCGGTCTGCATCTCGCTCAACCACCAGGTCTGTCACGGGATCCCCGGGCCGCGTCAGCTGAAGAAGGGCGATGTCCTCAACATCGACGTCACGGTCATCCGCGACGGCGTTCACGGCGACACCAGCCGGATGTTTTATGCCGGCGAACCGTCGCGCAACGCGCGCCGGGTCTGCGAGGTCGCCTACGGCGCCATGGTCGCCGGTATCCGCGCGGTCGCGCCGGGCGCCCGCCTCGGGGATATCGGGCACGCCGTCCAGCAGTACGCCGAGGGCCACCACTGCTCCGTGGTCCGCGAATACTGCGGTCACGGCATCGGCCGCGGCTTCCACGAGGAACCGCAGATCCTCCATTACGGCAAGGCGGGCACCGGCATGGAACTGTTTCCCGGCATGGCGTTCACGGTCGAGCCGATGATCAACGGCGGCAAGCGCCACGTGAAGCTGCTGGGCGATCAGTGGACCGTCGTGACCAAGGACCACAGCATTTCCGCGCAGTGGGAGCACACCCTGATCGTCACCGAGGATGGGTTCGAACTGACCACGCTCCCGGACGGCCGGACACTCTGAGCACGCTGATGGCCGCGCCGGAGCCCGTACCCGACGCCGCCCGGTTCGATACGGCCCGCATCGATGCGGAGCTGCGTGCCGGGCAACGCCCCGCCGCCGTGTACGCCGAGGGGCTCGCGGCCGTCGACGCGGCGCTTGACCGCGCGCTCGACGCCGGCACTCCGGCACAAGATGTGGTTGCCGCGCGCGCGGCGGCGGTGGACGACCTGCTCGCCCACACCTGGCATGCAAGCTTCGGCGACGCGAACGGCGATATCGCCCTGGTGGCGGTCGGCGGCTACGGCCGCGGCGAGCTGCACCCGCACTCCGATGTCGACCTGCTGATCCTGCTCGCGGACGACGCCGAGGACCGGCATCGCGAGGCGATCGAGGCCTTCGTCACCCTGCTCTGGGATATCGGTCTCGAGATCGGCCAGGCCGTGCGCACGGTCGCCCAGTGCAGCGAAGCCGCGCGCGAAGACGTGACCACGGCGACGAATCTGATGGAGTCGCGGCTGCTCGCAGGCGGTTCCGCCCTGTATGAATCGATGCAGGACGCGACCGGCCCCGAGCGGGTGTGGCCCACGGAGACGTTTTTCCTGGCCAAGCTCGATGAGCAGAAGGCCCGCCACCGCAAATTCGACCGCACGGCCTACCGGCTGGAACCGAACATCAAGGAAGGCCCGGGCGGCCTGCGCGATATCCAGATGGTCGGCTGGGTGGCCAAGCGCCATTTCGGGGCCCAGACGCTCGCCGAACTGGTCGACCACGGCTTCCTGACCGACGACGAATACCACCGCCTGGTGCGCGGGCAGGAACTGCTCTGGGCCATCCGCTGGCGCCTGCACCGCATGACCGGACGCAGCGAGGACCGGCTGCTGTTCGACCATCAACGGGATCTGGCCGTGGCATTCGGCGAGACGGCGGACGACCCCAACCGCGCGGTCGAGGCCTTCATGCAGCGCTACTACCGCGCGGTGATGGAGTTGCAGCGCCTCAACGAGATCCTGCTCCAGTTCTTCCGCGAGGCGATCCTGGAGCCGTCCGGACAGCCCGTCGTGCGGCGCCTCAACGACCGCTTCCGCATCCGCGGCGAAACGCTGGAGATCGCCGCCCCGGATGTTTTCCGGCGCCAGCCGCGGGCACTGATCGAGATGTATCTGCTGCTTGCCCGGCATCCGGAGGTGCGCGGGGTGCGCGCGGAGACCCTGCGCCGACTGCGCGACGATCTCGACGGCATCGATGACAGCGTGCGCAGCGACCCCGAGGCCCGGCGCCTGTTCATGGAACTCCTGCGCCAACCCTGGCGGGTGGCCAGCCAGCTGTTCCGCATGAACCGCTACGGGGTCCTGGGGGCGTATATCCCCGCGTTCGACCGGATCGTGGGGCGCATGCAATACGACCTGTTCCATACCTATACGGTCGACGAGCACACGCTGCGCGTGATCCGCAATCTGCGGGAGTTCCGCGCGCCCGAAGAAGGGGAAGGCGACGA encodes the following:
- the frr gene encoding ribosome recycling factor, giving the protein MIEDLQKDARERMKKSLSALQNEFAAVRTGRAHSGLLDHVTVDYYGAEVPINQAANVHVEDSRTLAVQPFEKSMVSKIEKAIMNSGLGLNPNTAGTVIRLPMPPLTEERRRDLVKVVRQEAENARIAIRNIRRDVNGDLKTLQKEKEISEDEERAAEQKIQKITDESIAEVDAMLEQKESDLMEV
- the dxr gene encoding 1-deoxy-D-xylulose-5-phosphate reductoisomerase, coding for MTGTNDTAVNGVAVLGATGSIGLSTLDVIARHPGRFRVVALSAHRQVDALWEQVIAFEPVYAAMADPDAAADLERRVRERGLATRVLAGPDGLETIARAPEADTVMAAIVGAAGLISTLAAVREGKRVLLANKEPLVMAGGLVMRTAAESGATLLPIDSEHNAVFQCLPPARAAGLDGAGVERILLTASGGPFLRRGPETLASVTPDEACAHPNWAMGRKISVDSATMMNKGLEVIEACWLFDAAPEKIEVVVHPQSIVHSLVRYVDGSVLAELGHADMRTPIAHALSWPDRVDAGVPPLDLTALAGLEFEPPDTGRFPALRIALAAARAGGTAGAVMNAANEVAVERFLDRRLGFPAIAGVIEATLGEAAVDGDADSLEGILAADRAARERAAIHAERMAETCTQ
- the tsf gene encoding translation elongation factor Ts — its product is MEITAAMVKELRTRTGAGMMECKKALKEAEGDMEGAIEAMRKAGLAKADKKSGRVAAEGVIVTRVAEDGRTGVMVEINSETDFVAKNEEFQQFAARVAERVLESNPADVAELSGLTVGGGDERDIATATKELVAKIGENLEVRRFERRESENGQVASYLHGNRIGVLVDYTGAEQVGKDVAMHVAANNPAATRADDIPQDELEKERQFLEEQARDSGKPEEIVKKMVEGRLRKHLSEITLLGQPFVKDPDQTVEEMLKANDADVSFFRRFEVGEGKEKKEENFADEVMAQAKGA
- a CDS encoding phosphatidate cytidylyltransferase, encoding MLRLRIVTALIGAILVIGGIFFLRPVGMAAIGALVTLYAAWEWSRLSLCADWRLRAGFLAAVGAAGLVIWQLGPTATVVWLTVACAFWVGVACWLLSGGGPSAGCSGVRWGWLAIGVLILPPLALAIAMLAERADWVGRAFLLYAIGIVWAADIGAYFAGRAWGRHKLAPRVSAGKTREGLAGGVVAVVVYSLVGLWLFGVPYAGWLPWMAIAIVAGLLSVAGDLLESVLKREAGVKDSGRILPGHGGLLDRVDSLIAAAPVVVVGIAWAEPGFLA
- the uppS gene encoding polyprenyl diphosphate synthase; its protein translation is MTEGSEPDHIAIIMDGNGRWARRRFSPRTEGHKAGVRATQAIIEACARRGVTALTLFAFSSENWRRPESEVRILMELFLRTLRDEIGRLHENGIRVRFIGDRAGLGRSLQTEIGRAEEKTAANGNLTVNIAANYGGRQDIAQAARRVAEEVAAGRMRPEEVDARTLGAYVSLSDLPEPDLFIRTGGERRISNYLLWHLAYTELWFTDRLWPDFDSAALEEAIADYQGRQRRFGRTTEQVEHQRHA
- the glnD gene encoding [protein-PII] uridylyltransferase: MAAPEPVPDAARFDTARIDAELRAGQRPAAVYAEGLAAVDAALDRALDAGTPAQDVVAARAAAVDDLLAHTWHASFGDANGDIALVAVGGYGRGELHPHSDVDLLILLADDAEDRHREAIEAFVTLLWDIGLEIGQAVRTVAQCSEAAREDVTTATNLMESRLLAGGSALYESMQDATGPERVWPTETFFLAKLDEQKARHRKFDRTAYRLEPNIKEGPGGLRDIQMVGWVAKRHFGAQTLAELVDHGFLTDDEYHRLVRGQELLWAIRWRLHRMTGRSEDRLLFDHQRDLAVAFGETADDPNRAVEAFMQRYYRAVMELQRLNEILLQFFREAILEPSGQPVVRRLNDRFRIRGETLEIAAPDVFRRQPRALIEMYLLLARHPEVRGVRAETLRRLRDDLDGIDDSVRSDPEARRLFMELLRQPWRVASQLFRMNRYGVLGAYIPAFDRIVGRMQYDLFHTYTVDEHTLRVIRNLREFRAPEEGEGDEFPLCLELMADLEEPELLYVAALFHDIAKGRDGDHSELGAVDAEAFCRDHGLSSVQTGLVCWLVRHHLLMSMTAQRRDLSDPAVIHEFARTVSSVSHLNHLYLLTVADIRATNPTLWNSWKDNLLRELYHKTVQALWRGLDNPIDKEERIAEVQHHARRQLAAWALDVEQIDALWAELGDAYFLRHNADEIVWHTRGLLEHGDREDALILLRRETQRGSTELFISRPDHRYRFALVTTVLDRLGLSIVDARVLTSRSGRALDTYLILEASGEPITDEYRIADIRAGLEAGLADPERLPDQPARRTPRRMRHFDVPLVVEAEEEPEHGMTAVEVTASDQPGLLSKIARAFLAVGVRVHSARVATIGERVDDVFFITDSGNRPVDDETVQAIERELAHRISNPGAS
- the pyrH gene encoding UMP kinase yields the protein MTDQGPVYKRVLLKLSGEALLGDQEYGVDPAVLSRIARELRDISAMGVEVAVVIGGGNIFRGAGLAEAGMDRVTADHIGMLGTVINALAMQDSLEKLGVFCRVMSALKINEVCEDYIRRRAVRHLEKGRVVIFAAGTGNPFFTTDSAASLRAIEIGADIMIKGTKVNGVFDADPVNNPSAQRYERVTYDQVFAKNLGVMDATAIVMCRDNHIPLQVFNLNNDGDLTRLIRGEQIGTIVERGEP
- the map gene encoding type I methionyl aminopeptidase; protein product: MSAPAQARNTVAAKTQDEIERMRVAGRLAASVLDMIEPYVEPGITTEELDRICHDYIVNECGATPAPLNYRGFPKSVCISLNHQVCHGIPGPRQLKKGDVLNIDVTVIRDGVHGDTSRMFYAGEPSRNARRVCEVAYGAMVAGIRAVAPGARLGDIGHAVQQYAEGHHCSVVREYCGHGIGRGFHEEPQILHYGKAGTGMELFPGMAFTVEPMINGGKRHVKLLGDQWTVVTKDHSISAQWEHTLIVTEDGFELTTLPDGRTL